A single window of Leishmania panamensis strain MHOM/PA/94/PSC-1 chromosome 35 sequence DNA harbors:
- a CDS encoding alpha-ketoglutarate-dependent dioxygenase AlkB-like, putative (TriTrypDB/GeneDB-style sysID: LpmP.35.2050), protein MEEHSSPCVCSGIRFCAKCRDTLRVQQLFSGSVFLSSASSVIEKQWHNDRLSSCSFAIIGKSTLSYCIECMTIFKSEAPIKSCVDHQGAISTSVVISGLVVFQDVLTEEEETALIYYLDNSHPFPPWKESQSGRRKQDYGPKRNFKKKKVRPAEIPAMPLALEPVCATISSTTENFTGRAYRIAEVSALEYVEGKMSNFDPHIDDTWLWGDRIAGLNLNEPCVVTFVEPDGVCCDVYLPRRSFFLMSGNCRYKWMHGIRPEHVRGRRISLTFRELSDEILADAGTSEVVLSAASTFV, encoded by the coding sequence ATGGAGGAGCATTCTTCACCATGCGTCTGCTCAGGTATCCGCTTCTGCGCTAAGTGTCGTGATACATTAAGGGTGCAGCAACTCTTTAGTGGATCTGTATTTCTCTCGAGCGCAAGCTCTGTTATTGAAAAACAGTGGCATAATGACCGCCTTTCTTCGTGCTCTTTTGCTATCATCGGGAAAAGCACTCTTAGCTATTGTATTGAATGCATGACGATATTCAAATCTGAAGCACCGATAAAGTCATGTGTGGATCACCAAGGAGCCATATCTACCAGCGTTGTTATCAGTGGCCTTGTTGTCTTTCAAGATGTGCTTActgaagaggaagagacagcACTGATTTACTACCTGGATAATTCACATCCGTTTCCTCCCTGGAAGGAGTCGCAAAGCGGACGGCGCAAGCAGGACTACGGACCGAAGCGTAACTTTAAAAAAAAGAAGGTTAGACCTGCCGAAATACCAGCGATGCCGCTTGCGCTCGAGCCAGTCTGTGCTACCATCTCATCAACGACGGAAAACTTCACCGGTAGGGCATACAGAATTGCGGAGGTATCCGCCCTGGAGTATGTGGAGGGGAAGATGAGCAACTTCGATCCCCACATAGATGACACGTGGCTGTGGGGAGACCGTATTGCTGGCTTGAACCTGAACGAGCCATGTGTAGTGACGTTTGTGGAACCGGATGGTGTGTGCTGTGATGTCTACTTGCCGCGCCGCTCGTTTTTCCTTATGTCTGGCAACTGTCGCTACAAGTGGATGCATGGTATCCGGCCTGAACACGTTCGGGGGCGACGAATTTCTCTGACGTTCCGAGAGTTGTCCGATGAAATACTCGCTGACGCAGGAACTTCGGAAGTGGTgctttctgctgcttcgaCTTTTGTGTAA
- a CDS encoding serine/threonine protein phosphatase 2B catalytic subunit A2, putative (TriTrypDB/GeneDB-style sysID: LpmP.35.2060), which yields MKCSGVVDRILNGTPVERSLSLKNDKVSLESIMLQFLCGEPLRLEHATEIAQQAALVLRTEPNVLSIGDTVVVVGDIQGQYYDLVEIFAACGSLGVTKYLFLGNYIGNGGFNLECLLFLLAAKVAHPQSLFLIRGSNESKFMADVLQLGKECQLKYSSALLPQLLSAFNCLPLAAIVRKKFFCVHSGLSPDVSHVDDIALIHRFRHIPTRGAMCDMVWSEPDWDTGNQLYNNAEESSGETYIPRLGLFETRALFIPNKQRGLSYVFNFACAKRFVSANNLLCIIRAHEVQELGFKLYRPHPNHLFPCIISIFSAPNYCSSFGNKGSVLVVSQETICFKQFEPSPHPCMLQGRNAFSWSLPFLESNLMSIFLTLLSGSDYDPMGVDSSEKGSSSGDITPII from the coding sequence ATGAAGTGCTCCGGTGTAGTGGATCGTATCCTCAATGGAACGCCTGTAGAGCGCAGCCTATCGCTGAAGAATGACAAAGTGTCACTAGAGAGTATCATGCTGCAGTTTCTCTGTGGTGAACCGCTTAGACTCGAGCACGCAACGGAAATTGCTCAGCAGGCGGCACTTGTTCTTCGCACAGAACCGAATGTACTTTCTATTGGCGACACTGTTGTTGTCGTCGGGGATATTCAAGGTCAATACTACGATTTGGTAGAGATCTTCGCTGCTTGTGGCTCCTTGGGCGTGACTAAGTACCTTTTTCTTGGCAACTACATCGGCAATGGCGGGTTCAACTTGGAGTGCCTTCTTTTCCTACTGGCAGCGAAAGTAGCTCACCCGCAGTCGCTTTTTCTGATCCGAGGAAGCAATGAATCCAAATTCATGGCAGACGTTCTTCAACTTGGCAAGGAGTGTCAGCTCAAGTACTCTAGCGCTTTGTTACCGCAGCTACTGTCTGCGTTTAACTGTTTGCCACTGGCGGCAATAGTCCGAAAAAAGTTTTTCTGCGTTCACTCAGGACTGTCCCCAGACGTGTCGCATGTAGATGACATTGCGCTAATTCATCGCTTCCGTCACATTCCAACGCGAGGGGCAATGTGTGATATGGTGTGGTCTGAGCCGGATTGGGACACCGGCAATCAGCTGTACAACAATGCTGAGGAGTCTTCAGGCGAGACATATATTCCACGACTCGGCTTGTTTGAGACACGAGCACTCTTCATCCCAAACAAACAGCGAGGCCTGAGCTACGTGTTCAATTTCGCTTGTGCAAAACGTTTTGTATCAGCGAACAACCTCCTCTGCATCATTCGAGCTCACGAGGTTCAAGAGCTCGGCTTTAAGCTATATCGCCCGCACCCGAACCATCTGTTTCCTTGCATAATTTCCATATTTTCGGCACCAAATTATTGCTCTAGTTTCGGCAACAAAGGCTCAGTTTTAGTGGTTTCACAGGAGACTATTTGCTTCAAGCAATTTGAGCCCTCGCCTCATCCATGTATGCTGCAAGGGCGAAATGCATTTTCGTGGTCTCTACCGTTCTTGGAAAGCAACCTAATGTCCATCTTCCTGACCCTCCTGTCGGGCTCTGATTATGACCCAATGGGTGTGGACAGTTCTGAAAAGGgctcgagcagcggcgatATCACACCAATCATTTAA
- a CDS encoding hypothetical protein (TriTrypDB/GeneDB-style sysID: LpmP.35.2070), whose product MVESVEVLQWRINHAIENQMIPPETNYISELLAASLALDNSNEQLRLLDYRWQAYLDKQYVQCQHLDEFLEGLVQHLLKKKPDRPLEELLLYLESERRQ is encoded by the coding sequence ATGGTAGAAAGCGttgaggtgctgcagtggcgcatcAACCACGCTATTGAGAACCAGATGATACCACCCGAAACGAACTATATCAGTGAGCTGCTTGCTGCCAGCTTAGCTCTGGACAACTCCAACGAGCAACTGAGGCTGCTTGATTATCGGTGGCAAGCGTATCTCGACAAACAGTACGTGCAGTGCCAACATTTGGACGAATTTTTGGAAGGActggtgcagcacctcctgaaAAAGAAGCCCGACCGTCCGTTGGAGGAGTTGCTTCTATACCTCGAAAGTGAAAGAAGGCAGTAG
- a CDS encoding hypothetical protein (TriTrypDB/GeneDB-style sysID: LpmP.35.2080) codes for MSLDFLVSQILTPDNVQRAVAEAELERRSREVPGFCFSLARYCRTLMSSQSSHAVGLVALSVLKRSVMASNSAEELEQVVSSLLSDLSDIAALPGGATAVMRQWSSAVCKTVRRLVVLWASPTATPAAGEATTGAIIAQLLGVFGQYRNADASGLLSVFSHVWLLRTMFEEPMPEVMHAWCAELLLSCAPPLFEILCTSAAAALSMSLPDSSALAADSPEVYARCSLLTLIAQTLTALYEWQFAFNGRKRFPAELKHHFLSAYPLLQPFMCTPCAHWLSVCIGATSSSTDTLPSAEALAANLATASLAVLEYVSSVLQLSGWYKRCISAQLLQVLLQSLEADAACYRAALCGDGGEEAYSVAASAEWTGWPHAGSGGGEPNEDTLSYTWAAVVRRHATQSWSLFRDAALLPFLKVGLVDVVGHQCGLQYYKLLLTYAVLSPADVEAWLHDPNSFLREEEEREDGVRWTTRDTVAQLYTDSIAALGPLFLHASLEDLHECLLAAITDNDDRECSSEQPSLAYDGTVILTPSQQQREAALFFMEVVLKRRAKELRECGAVDFTPLATHLWSNDVASATVHPGLIARSLMLLTAIVRLAHATLAATAPTASADAAAATNTATAAESFMATVVADSTHALSLFTGTSKEAVAASSSSCTPLVAVLLCRFLHGTLPYWSDVLLAQHFVAWQVSLLALLSPKAGLTDDALYNTVEQLADLLKVACAAQKKGRQSHHGSASTAAAAPLMSSSLPQTVMNCWRRNVSDPNLADVVLRLLRHVVRDDQSGASLLLRELPWVNNVLSGYAESTAELCAVPYFLHLLKYFFEYSSDEVANGAATMILDSLCQLLLSAEESAILGALSGCLAALLRRCLAVQSVQVRVVVATMEAAMTSGAAVAEGALPGVVSTAALVVDAPRAAYPFSTVIVAFVLRTLDDRRNEASLMDMGDALVAIMQRSPSFSEAELIHVIHATVHRLSMVRTDTVAQQLLAPLATLMALHPAALLRTLAQGGSLVETMSRWLPQVEHFSNLRTTFVSCEGLLKMLSCLSQSSPPMLASEEAQQLAQQPVTCRWRLPEELAASEKGLRTAQRKGVKKDSVAATRRAILSSLTSGASVETSLPLYAGVFVGVGRGLLTLLAAPASLLCRACQAAGDTTTPRIGIDTSTSPSDEDDDNSNELFREDIADGDHEEEDMWEEEVDSSDDEAQGDARQSEAPVINGYSPHERSDRQRLLRPIGALMLPWLQTHGSEVASFFTVQEVQTLMSFLTSCAEIGACDSSAT; via the coding sequence ATGTCTCTGGACTTCTTAGTGTCGCAGATTCTTACCCCTGACAATGTCCAGCGCGCTGTGGCGGAGGCAGAACTGGAGCGGCGGAGCCGAGAGGTGCCCGGgttctgcttctctcttgctcgctACTGCCGAACGCTTATGAGCAGTCAGTCCTCACACGCTGTTGGTTTAGTCGCTCTGTCTGTTCTAAAGCGCAGTGTGATGGCGTCGAATAGTGCCGAGGAGCTTGAACAGGTCGTTTCTTCGCTCCTTTCGGACCTGAGTGACATTGCTGCCTTACCTGGTGGTGCTACAGCGGTGATGCGGCAGTGGTCCTCGGCGGTGTGCAAAACTGTGCGGCGGCTTGTCGTCTTGTGGGCTTCACCCACCGCGACACCAGCCGCCGGCGAGGCTACGACTGGTGCTATTATAGCGCAGCTTCTTGGTGTCTTTGGCCAGTATCGAAACGCTGACGCCAGCGGGCTGCTGTCGGTTTTCAGCCATGTGTGGCTGTTGCGAACCATGTTCGAGGAGCCAATGCCAGAGGTGATGCATGCATGGTGTGCTGAGCTGCTTTTGAGCtgtgcaccgcctctcttcgAAATCTTGtgcaccagcgcagcagctgcgctgagCATGTCATTGCCCGACTCCTCTGCGCTCGCGGCAGATTCGCCGGAGGTCTAcgcgcgctgctctctcttgACCCTCATTGCTCAAACCCTGACAGCTCTCTATGAATGGCAATTTGCGTTCAATGGACGGAAGCGCTTCCCTGCTGAGCTCAAGCACCACTTCCTCTCAGCCTATCCGCTCCTACAGCCTTTTATGTGCACCCCATGCGCACACTGGCTGTCAGTGTGCATCGGCGCAACCTCGTCCTCCACAGACACCCTTCCATCTGCAGAGGCGCTCGCTGCCAACCTTGCCACAGCGTCGCTGGCTGTGCTCGAATACGTGTCGAGTGTGCTGCAGTTGAGTGGGTGGTACAAGCGATGTATTTCGGCGCAGCTCTTGCAAGTACTGCTGCAGTCACTAGAAGCTGACGCAGCTTGCTATCGTGCCGCGTTatgcggcgacggtggtgagGAGGCATACAGTGTTGCGGCAAGCGCTGAGTGGACTGGGTGGCCACACGCAgggagtggcggcggcgaaccCAATGAGGACACTTTGTCGTATACctgggcagcggtggtgcgccgGCACGCCACACAGAGCTGGTCCCTTTTTCGAGACGCAGCTTTGCTGCCATTTCTCAAGGTCGGCTTAGTGGATGTTGTGGGCCACCAATGCGGACTACAGTACTACAAGCTGCTCCTGACCTACGCCGTCCTCTCGCCTGCCGATGTGGAGGCGTGGCTTCACGACCCGAATTCGTTTTtgcgcgaggaagaggagcgcgAGGACGGAGTGAGGTGGACAACCCGTGACACCGTCGCGCAGCTCTACACAGACAGCATAGCAGCTCTTGGCCCGCTCTTCCTGCACGCCTCTTTGGAGGATTTGCATGAGTGTCTCTTGGCAGCCATCACAGACAACGACGACAGGGAATGCAGTAGTGAACAGCCTTCACTCGCCTACGATGGCACGGTTATTCTCActccatcgcagcagcagcgagaggcagCCCTTTTCTTCATGGAGGTCGTGCTGAAGCGCCGTGCGAAGGAGTTGCGTGAGTGCGGTGCAGTCGACTTCACTCCACTCGCTACGCACTTGTGGAGCAATGACGTGGCAAGTGCTACAGTGCACCCTGGCTTGATAGCGCGGTCGCTCATGCTGCTCACCGCCATCGTGCGACTCGCTCACGCGAcgctcgctgccaccgcacccaccgcctccgcagacgccgccgcggcaacgAACactgcaacggcagcggagagCTTTATGGCCACTGTTGTCGCGGACAGCACCCATGCATTATCTCTTTTCACCGGAACGTCAAAGGAGGCTGTAGCAGCATCGTCATCCTCATGCACGCCACTGGTCGCAGTGCTCCTCTGCCGGTTTCTGCACGGCACGCTGCCGTACTGGTCCGATGTGCTGCTTGCGCAGCACTTTGTTGCATGGCAGGTTTCGCTACTAGCGCTTCTTTCTCCCAAGGCAGGCCTCACTGATGACGCATTGTACAATACGGTGGAGCAGTTGGCGGATCTCCTCAAGGTGGCGTGTGCCGCACAGAAAAAGGGCCGTCAATCGCATCACGGCAGCGCAagcactgcggctgcagctccacTCATGTCTAGCTCTCTCCCACAGACGGTGATGAACTGCTGGCGCCGTAACGTCAGCGACCCTAACCTCGCGGATGTTGTGCTGAGGTTGCTGCGCCACGTCGTGCGCGACGACCAAAGCGGTGCATCGCTTTTGCTACGGGAGCTGCCGTGGGTCAACAATGTCCTCAGTGGCTATGCGGAGTCTACAGCAGAGCTGTGTGCTGTTCCGTACTTTTTGCATCTGCTGAAGTACTTCTTTGAGTATTCGTCGGACGAAGTGGCGAATGGCGCTGCTACGATGATACTAGACAGTCTGTGTCAGCTCCTCTTGTCCGCCGAGGAGTCGGCGATCCTTGGCGCATTAAGCGGCTGCcttgctgctctgctgcggcgctgtcTTGCGGTACAGTCAGTGCAGGTGCGCGTTGTCGTTGCAACCATGGAGGCCGCCATGActagtggcgctgctgtcgccgaAGGTGCCCTCCCCGGAGTCGTCAGTACCGCCGCGCTCGTTGTGGACGCCCCTCGCGCGGCCTACCCCTTCTCCACCGTCATCGTCGCCTTTGTCCTTCGCACGCTTGATGACCGCCGCAATGAGGCATCGCTGATGGACATGGGTGATGCCCTCGTGGCCATCATGCAGAGGTCCCCCAGCTTCTCTGAGGCGGAGCTCATCCATGTCATCCACGCTACGGTGCACCGGCTTTCTATGGTGCGCACGGACACTGTTGCGCAGCAGTTGCTGGCTCCTCTGGCCACCTTGATGGCGCTTCATCCTGCGGCTCTGCTGCGAACGCTGGCACAAGGAGGGTCGCTCGTGGAGACGATGAGCCGCTGGCTACCGCAAGTGGAGCACTTCTCGAATTTGCGCACCACCTTTGTCTCATGCGAGGGGCTGCTCAAGATGCTCTCATGCTTATCTCAGTCATCACCACCGATGCTGGCGTCAGAAGAAGCACAACAATtagcgcagcagccggtgacgtgccgctggcggctgccTGAGGAACTCGCTGCAAGCGAGAAGGGTTTGCGTACGGCGCAGCGTAAAGGCGTCAAAAAAGACTCAGTTGCAGCAACGCGTCGGGCCATATTGTCTTCGCTCACCTCCGGGGCGTCGGTAGAAACGTCGCTGCCATTGTACGCCGGGGTGTTTGTTGGCGTCGGCCGAGGTCTACTGACGTTGCTGGCGGctcctgcttctcttctttgtcgCGCATGTCAAGCAGCTGGTGACACCACGACGCCAAGAATCGGGATTGATACGAGCACTTCCCCGTCGGACGAGGATGATGACAACAGCAACGAGCTTTTCCGCGAGGATATCGCCGACGGTGATcatgaggaagaggatatgtgggaagaggaggtggacagCTCCGACGACGAGGCTCAAGGTGACGCTCGGCAGTCGGAGGCGCCGGTCATCAATGGATACTCTCCCCATGAGAGGTCAGATCGACAACGGTTGTTGCGTCCAATTGGTGCACTGATGCTACCGTGGCTGCAGACGCATGGCAGTGAAGTAGCATCGTTTTTTACTGTGCAAGAGGTTCAAACACTGATGTCCTTCTTAACTTCCTGCGCAGAGATCGGTGCATGTGATTCTTCAGCGACCTGA
- a CDS encoding hypothetical protein (TriTrypDB/GeneDB-style sysID: LpmP.35.2090) yields MGEEVAVDVPPVRLRNSTSSTPNGSHDAAQLQQLRRQLEKATANLKAMANANRRQKKEYQQQQAEWLVLFHECEARLHNVQSSQASRERLLCHELSGAIKQLLSEVQAQSVKERAVEQAHGCDKAEWDTQRVALLRELEAARAALATQLSANSADDHNEEADLLHTELETLRQSFASQQRSLEEKLKQTQSTLQSTQSELNRHLQERDQHNYLVAQCRLFIKQVCQPGFSVVKGPSLEPVEKDRPEPTGFVLVPLVVLLHGYALLPEGDRQAMIDYYDGRAKSLK; encoded by the coding sequence atgggagaggaggtggctgTGGACGTGCCAccggtgcggctgcgcaacAGCACTAGTTCCACCCCAAATGGCTCACACGATGCGGCGcagttgcagcagctgcgacgtcAGCTGGAAAAGGCGACGGCGAACCTCAAGGCCATGGCGAACGCGAATCGCCGACAGAAAAAGGAGtatcaacagcagcaggcagagTGGCTGGTACTTTTTCACGAGTGTGAGGCTCGTCTGCATAACGTACAATCCAGCCAGGCTAGCCGGGAGCGACTCCTTTGTCACGAGCTCAGTGGCGCCATCAAGCAGCTTCTCAGCGAGGTTCAGGCTCAGTCGGTGAAAGAGCGCGCCGTTGAACAGGCACATGGGTGTGACAAGGCCGAGTGGGACACACAGCGCGTTGCGCTTCTGCGCGAACTGGAGGCTGCAAGAGCAGCGCTTGCCACTCAGCTCTCTGCCAACTCGGCCGATGACCATAACGAAGAGGCTGACCTACTTCACACCGAGCTGGAGACGCTGCGTCAGAGCTTTGCGAGTCAGCAGCGCAGTTTGGAGGAAAAGCTCAAGCAGACACAGTCCACACTTCAGTCGACACAGTCAGAACTCAACCGGCACCTTCAAGAGAGGGACCAGCACAACTACTTGGTCGCCCAGTGCCGCCTTTTTATTAAGCAGGTGTGCCAGCCTGGGTTCAGCGTTGTGAAAGGGCCATCACTGGAGCCGGTGGAGAAGGATCGCCCTGAACCTACGGGGTTCGTGCTGGTTCcgttggtggtgctgctgcacggctACGCGCTTCTGCCCGAAGGCGACAGACAGGCGATGATCGACTACTACGATGGAAGGGCGAAGTCTCTCAAGTAA
- a CDS encoding chaperonin HSP60, mitochondrial precursor (TriTrypDB/GeneDB-style sysID: LpmP.35.2100), with amino-acid sequence MFRSAVRLAGKDVRFGDKARRSMQKGVTRAVAAVATTLGPKGRNVIIEQAYGAPKITKDGVTVAKAIEFKDPFENMGAQLVRQVCNKTNDLAGDGTTTSAVLVDSIFSEGLKSISQGTNPIDMKRGMDRAVDVILKSVAQQSRPIKGEEDIVQVATISANGDEEIGKMIGQAMEKVGRDGVITAQDGKTMATELEVVEGMSVDRGYVSPYFVTDAKAQKSELEDALVLMNAKKIQNIHSLLPALNHVVRSGRPLLIIADDVESEALTTLIFNKLQGKLKVCCVKAPGFGDNKTAILQDMSIFTGAQLVGDEGTGLELDSENFDPSILGSVKKVTVTKDDTVLLNGGGDATAVKERVDLLRELICNETSDYSRDKLKERLAKLSGGVAVIKVGGGSEVEVNEKKDRIDVVDALCSTRAAVQEGIVAGGGTALLRASKKLEALANDSSLTRDQRTGVNIVRNAIRLPAMKIAANAGKEGAVVVEKVLEAAEESTGYDAQNDKYVNMFEAGIIDPTRVVRVAISDATSVASLMMTAEAAVVEAPKESKKNGKRAPAAEVEEDEELFGSY; translated from the coding sequence ATGTTCCGCTCTGCTGTGCGTCTTGCCGGCAAGGATGTGCGCTTCGGCGACAAGGCACGCCGCTCCATGCAGAAGGGCGTCACtcgcgctgttgctgcagtggcgacgaCGCTTGGGCCGAAGGGTCGCAACGTGATCATCGAGCAGGCCTATGGTGCGCCGAAGATCACGAAGGATGGTGTGACCGTTGCCAAGGCGATCGAGTTTAAGGACCCCTTCGAGAACATGGGTGCCCAGCTGGTACGCCAGGTGTGCAACAAGACAAACGACCTGGCTGGTGATGGCACCACAACCTCTGCGGTGCTTGTGGACAGCATCTTCAGCGAGGGCCTCAAGTCTATTTCACAGGGTACGAACCCGATCGACATGAAGCGCGGCATGGACCGTGCTGTGGATGTGATCCTGAAGAGTGTTGCCCAGCAGAGTCGCCCGAtcaagggagaggaggacattGTGCAAGTGGCCACCATCTCGGCCAATGGCGATGAGGAGATCGGCAAGATGATTGGTCAGGCAATGGAGAAGGTCGGTCGCGACGGTGTCATCACGGCACAGGACGGCAAGACCATGGCCACTGAGCTGGAGGTTGTGGAGGGCATGAGCGTGGACCGTGGGTACGTGAGCCCGTACTTCGTGACGGATGCCAAGGCGCAGAAGTCCGAACTCGAGGATGCACTGGTGCTTATGAACGCCAAGAAGATCCAGAACATTCACAGCTTGCTTCCTGCTCTCAACCACGTcgtgcgcagcggccgcccCCTTCTGATCATCGCCGACGATGTggagagcgaggcgctgACGACGCTGATCTTCAACAAGCTGCAGGGCAAGCTAAAGGTGTGCTGCGTCAAGGCGCCGGGCTTCGGTGACAACAAGACAGCCATTCTTCAAGATATGTCCATCTTCACTGGCGCACAGCTCGTTGGCGATGAGGGCACGGGACTCGAGTTGGATTCCGAGAACTTCGACCCTTCCATCCTCGGCTCTGTCAAGAAGGTGACAGTGACGAAGGACGacacggtgctgctgaacggcggcggcgatgcgacGGCGGTGAAGGAGCGTGTTGACCTCCTCCGCGAGCTCATCTGTAACGAGACGAGTGACTACAGCCGTGACAAGCTGAAAGAGCGCCTGGCGAAGCTGAGCGGCGGCGTAGCCGTCATCAAGGTGGGCGGCGGGtcagaggtggaggtgaaCGAGAAGAAGGACCGAATTGACGTCGTGGATGCCCTGTGCTCCActcgcgctgcagtgcaggaGGGTATTGTGgccggcggtggcacggCTCTGCTGCGTGCCAGCAAGAAGCTGGAGGCTCTCGCCAATGACTCTTCTCTCACACGCGATCAGCGCACGGGTGTGAACATCGTGCGCAATGCCATCCGCCTGCCGGCGATGAAGATTGCCGCGAACGCTGGCAAGGAGGGTGCGGTGGTtgtggagaaggtgctggaggcCGCTGAGGAGAGCACCGGCTACGATGCGCAGAACGACAAGTACGTGAACATGTTCGAGGCTGGCATCATCGACCCCACCCGCGTCGTGCGTGTGGCCATCAGTGATGCGACGTCTGTGGCGAGCCTGATGATGACGGCCgaggctgctgttgttgagGCGCCAAAGGAGTCTAAGAAGAATGGTAAGAGGGCTCCTGCggctgaggtggaggaggacgaggagctgTTCGGCAGCTACTAG